CTCCACGATCTGCCGAGCAGTCTCTGCCGGGCCAGGCGGCTCATGTTGGACACGTCCGTGTAATGCACCGGGAAGCCGAAGACCCTGCGGGGACACGGCGGGGCTCAGCCAGGAGCGGATGGAGGGCGAGGGGCGTTGGTGGCCTCCGGCGAGGTCCCATGCGCGGCGGCGACTTGGCACGTGAAGCTGTGCCACCGAGCATCCAGCCGAGCAGCCCGAGCGCCGCGAGGACCGTGCGGtcagcagctgcccccagccccgcgtcTCCCCATCACGGTCCCCAtccagcccccccggccccagtACCTCTCCATCTCCGTGCACCACAGGATGTCCTCCTTCTCGTTCATGAAGACGGGGAAATGCTGGTCTTTGCCCTGCTTGATGGAGTTGGAGCGAGTGGTGATAGTTCGCACCTTGCTGAACTGCAAGAGGCACAGGCTCGTCATGCTGCCGGCACCGGGGGCGCACCGCGGGCAGGTGGAGCCGGAGCGCTCCCCGCGGAGACGCTGCTGAACCCCGGGTGGGCAATGCCACCGCTgcccccccacacccctcccTGCAACCCAGGGGGTCCTGGCAGGGCGAGGACCCCCCCACGTACCCCCCCGGGGCTGACCTTGGCTATCCTGCCGTGCTCCAGGCACTCCTGGAGTTCCAGCTTATCGTTGACTGTGGATGCCAGCGGcctggagggagagagggggTCGGCGTGGGGTGGCAGCGCCgcatccccgtgtccccacgcGGTGGCTCCCCAAGAGGGGTTTGGCggggggggtggctgcagccatCTGGGGGCTGTTCAGAGGGGGCAATGAGATGCAGAGGATACACGTGCTGGAATAGATGCTGGGggccagccccgtgctgccTCACGAGCAGAGGGAGCAGCTCTGGGATTTTGGggcatgctgctgctcctgcacagcGAGCAGGGAACGGCCGCACCGCTGCCCACGGGGACGGTGCCAGGAAGGCTGCAACCGTGGAGCCACGGCCGTGCAACTGCGGAGCCGTGGCCACACCGGGGCCAGGCCCAGGCCCTTTGGGGAGCCCCCACCGCACCGGGCAAGCACGCAGACGGGGCGCTCTCACCAACCTGTTCATACCGGGAAGGTTTCCCCAGAAGTACCGCGCCCTGTGTGCCGCAGACACTTCTTTGGCATCGATCATGACGGGGTTGGACTGCCAGAGCGAGGAGAggccgggggtcaccgggggcTCTGCGGGGCCCCAGGGTGCCCCTGCAGGCCGGGTCCCGAGGGGACAGCGGCGGTGACATGGGGAGGTGCCTGCCACGCTCCCGCCCCGGCACTCACCTCGAGGAAGCGCGAGATGTCCCTTTTGTCGCTCACCCCCATGGCCACCACATTCTCGAAGAGCCAGAAGAAGGGCCGGTCGTCGCCCTCCTTGGGCCGGGCTTCGTGCAGGAGGCGGTAAAACTCGAAGAAGAGGCGCCCGGTGCCCTCTgggcaggagagagagagggatggTGTCAGGGGGGCAGCCAGTGCTGGTGGTTTTGCAGCGGCAGCAGCGAGGGGACACCCACCGTACAGCCCCTTCCTGGCCGGGTTGACGATGGAGAGGTCGTTGCAGGGGCTGCCCCCTATTACCAGGTCGAACGGGCCCCACTCCTGTATCTGCAAGGGAAAATACACGGCGGGGTGAGCCAGGGGACCGCGTCCACCTGCTCCGGGCACGGCACAGCGGTGCCAGGGGAAGCCCCGGGACATGGGGGCTGTCACGGCGCGATGGGATGGAGCGGCCATGCCGGTGAGCCCCGGTGGAAGGGATGCTGCCAGCTCCCCGGTGTGCGGGGAGGGACGGGACAAGGGACCACGGGGCACAGGTCCTGTGTCAGAGGGGACAGGGATGAGTGGTGGGATGCGAGGCCAGCGGGATGGGTTGCCCCCATCCCCGGGGAGACCCGCAGGGAGGGGAAGCCGCGGGGGGGCAGCCGGCAGGACGTACGTGTTTCTGGGTGACATTTCGGACGTCCCCGACGTACATGATCTTGCCCTGGTGCCTCACCATGCCCACGGTGATGGAGTCCTCGCACACCTCGGAGGCAATGTAGCGGTCCACCTGGATGCCCAGGTCCTTCAGCACCAGTAGGCCTGCGGGCAGTGGGGCCAGGGTCAGCGGGGCGTAGGTGAGGGGTCTCATCCCACctccctgtcccatcccatcccatcccatccccgcagcactgctcagcacatGCCAACCCTTGATTCTCCACGACCTCCGTGGGGCGGGACCTGTTGAGGGGCTGCCAGGACAGGGACCCCCGGATCCCCCACCCACCTGTGGCGATGCCGTCGAAGAGCGAGAGCACGCGGATGGGCTTCCTCTTCTCGGCTGGGACAGGCGGGTAAACCTTTGGTGGGTCCTGAAAGCAACGGGGGGAGCGTGAAGCCGGGGAGCGGGGGTCCCGCGGCAGGACAGGGGTGGGGCGGTGGGCACTCACAAACTCCTGGTCGTGGTTGTTGGCGAAGAACATCTGCAGGCGGGAGGGCCAGTCCTCCCGCCGCCGCAGCAGCCCGTAGATGCCCTTGTGGCCGCACATGTAGCAGTTCCAGGGGTCCTCCTTGATGGCCGCCTGCGCCGCCCCCGGGCCCACCAGCAGGTCCACGCACTCCACGCAGAAgcacctgggggggggcaggagcgGGGCGTGCATCAGCCacgggctgggggcagggggacggggccccgggacccccggcaCCATCCCCAGCAGGAtgctggtggggacagggacaccgcTGGTAGCCACGGTGTGCCAGGGGTGTGCGCACACGTCGGTGTGCCGTATCGGTGACAGTCCCCCCTGCGTGGTCCCGCGCCCCACGGGACTAatggcagccccctccccttGGACTTTGGGGGACACCgggggacccccagcccctcgccgggacctgctgcactgcccagccccacgggaCCCCCGGCCTCCCGCGGCACCGACCTGCAGCAGTTGTTGTTGCCGCACATGAGCACCTCGCGGCCACCGCAGCAGATGGTGCAGTAGGACTGGTAGCCGTCGTCGTCGTACTGGTACGCGCACTCCAAGAAGCAGTTCTGGGGGGAGCGAGGGTGTCAGCGTGGTGTGCCCCCCCCCAAGCCCTGTGCTGGGCCACAGGGGGGGCGCGGGGACAGGGcgctttggggaggggggaccCCCGCTGCCCCGTACCTTGCAGTTTTGGCACATCCCCCCGATGAACAGAGGGTGCTCCAGGGTGACGTTGAGGCTCCCGCAGGAGATGCAGATATCTGGAGGTCATGGGGGGGGCAGGTGACTCTGGGGGGTCTGTGCCCCCCCAGTACCCCCAGAGCCAGATGGGGTCGCCCTGCTTCTCACCCCTGCCTATGCCGGAGACGCCAGACCCTGGTGGCGTCCCCCAAGGACCCCCACCTCCATGGGCTGGGGGCTGTTTGTGGCCCCCCTTGGCTTGCAAGGCTGAGGGTCGCAGCCCCCCTGCAGCTTTCtcctgcccccccagcccctctgcctccACCGCCGGGGGGTGCAggctgtgccccagccccaggctgtaCACCGCGCTCACCTTCGATGTTCCTGCATTTCTGCCGGACCTCGTAGACGAGTCGCTCTGGGGAGGAAAGAGGTGCTCAGGGTGGGGGTGCACGGGGGGGAGCCCCTCTGTGCCTTGGGGGGTCCTGCCCCAGCCCGGACCCCTGCCCGCAGCACCAAACGGGGCAAAGGGACCTGGTCCCAAGGACACAGCGCGGTGCTCGCCCCCCATGCCATGGGGAAGGGGGTACCGGGGGGGGCCGCAGTACCTCGGGTGCGCTCGTCAATGATCTCCTTGACCTTGGGCTTCTCCGTTGTGCTTTTCCTGGGCTTTTTGGCGGGCGGGGGCGGTGCGTAGGCGGCGGCTTCGGGCTCTACCCACATCTCCGTGTACACTTCTTTGTAGGGGTTGCGCTCCTCTGCGGGAAGCGGGGGCCGTGAGCAGGGACCTCGTGGTGTGGGGACGTAGCACCCCGGCTCTGCACGGCGTGTGGCTGTGCTGCCCCGGCCCTGTGCAGTGCCTGCCCCAGCTGGTGCCATTGCAGCGGTGCCCCAAAGGAGCCCCCACTGGAGGgaccccgggggctgcagccactGGTGCAGTTATAAATGCCACCACCACTCGTGGCTGAGGTTCCTCCTGGCCACGCAGATGCCACCAAGGCTGCCCGagtgtccccgtgtcccctggGGACACTGCTCCTGGTGTCCCCGCGCTCCCACTCTGCCTGGGGCCCCGCACCCGTCCCCGCTGCCGCTCACCCTCGGGGGGCTCCAGGCCCTTGGGGCCAGACGGCTGGAAGCCTCCCAGCGCCCACTCGATCATCTGCTTGTTCTGGATCTCCACCACCTTGGAGGTGTCCGTCTCGTCGTTCTCGGGGCACGCCGGGAAGatcttccctgctctgctgctcgcCACCTGCATTGTGAGCACCGGCATCACACCCTGCCCCCCACAGGGACCCCCCCAGCAGTCCTGCGCAGCCACGACCAGACGTACACAggcagaccccccccccctaAAACCATGACACCTTGCAGAGCTGCCTAGAGACCCCAGAGGGCCAGAACctcccccagtgccaccccagAGATGCTGATCCCCCAGATCCCCCAGCCCCGAGACCCCTGGCCAGGCCAAGCGACTCCCAGACACCCCCAACATCTTCCTAGGGAGCCCCCCCGGTGCTCGCCCACCCCTCGAGTGATGCCCCATGCTCCCTGGGATGCAGCTTTTGTGCCGTGGGGGCGTGGAGCAGAGCCAGATGCACCCCCTTGGACCCTGCTTGGAGCCCCCAGAAGGGGCCTTgctcagccccgctcccctTGGATCCCCCGGGAGCGCAGCAGCACACGTGCACCGAGCGCCCCGTCCCCAGCTGCGGCGCGGTGCCAcatccccgctgccccccgacGCTCACCTGCAGCACCTCGTAGATGGCTTTGCGGTACATGGGCTGCTTGTTGTAGGTGGCCTGGTGGAAGGCGCTGGAGAAGGAGCTGAGGGGCAGGAGCTTCTCCACGCAGACCTGCGGAGGAGATGGGGACGCGGCCGTCATGCGGGGGGGTCAATGGGGAGGCGCGCACGGAGCCGGGGGTGCCACTTACCACCGAGAACTTGCCGTCCCCGAACCACATCACCCAGCGGGTGCCCTCGGCCGCCCGGCTCCGTCCCGTCATCCACCAGGAGACGATGCGCCCCGGCCACCAGGAGAAGCCGCGCAGCTTGCCCCACACCAGCTCGCCGATGCCGAAGCCCCGGCCGTCCTGCGCCAGGAGAgaaaatggggagggggggcagcGTCAGGGGGGCTGCacccgggggctggggggcgagGAGGGAAGGGGTCTGCAGGGGGGGCACCGCGGGGCGCGCTCACCTCGTACTCGGGCTCGTCGTCGGCCGACTTGGACGTGTTCTTGTCGACAGCGTCGGCCACCACAGGCTCAGGCGTGGTGGCCACGTTGGGCGAGGCGGGGTCGGTGGGCTGCTGCGAGGCGGGGGGGctggcctcctcctccttctggGGCTCGGCCCGCGGCGTCTCCTCCACCACGTTCATCACGGCGATCACCTTCGCCTTCTTCTCCGCCTggcggggggagagggggcgTCAGGGTAGGGCAGGCCCCCCCCCTTCCACATCCCATCCCATCGcacccccatcccatccccggTCTATTGCATCCTGGTCGCATTCCATCAGATCTttgtcccatcccatccccactCCATCACATCCTCATCCCTCTGCATCCCcgtcccatccccatccctttcCTGTCCCCACCCCACGAGGCAGGCTCCCACCAGGCGCCCCCTTAGCAGGGGGCTCCATCGCAACAGCTTAGCATGAGTGGAGGCCCCCATCagtgccctgctgccccccaccATCATCCACTGTCCCAGCCCCgggctgtgtgctgctgggtgctccCCCTTgtccccgtgcctcagtttccccctgCAGTCCTGGGGGGGACAGCTGGAGGAGTGCTTGCAGAGCTTCggaggaaggagctggcagctgcccCTGAGCCAgagcctgctctgccccccaggggggctgcccctgccccagcctgagCGTCCCcaaagctgccagcagccccccagcccctgccccagttGATCCCCCTGACGGAGCCGTGGCCTTCCTGGGACTGGAGCTGGGAACGGGCTCAGGAGCCCACCAGTGACACCAGAAGGagggtgcccagcccctggAGCCCCGCGCCTCCAACCCATGCCCCCATCCCGGTCTCCATCCCACCCCCGTCCCACCCTGGCCCCCACCCCAAGATCCAGGGGGCTGAGCTCCACCCGTTcaggagggctgggagccccCCAGAGCCCGCCTGTCCCGGGACAGCCAGCACCCCTCGGGCACCCCctgtccccgctgtcccctgcCCGCCCCGGTGCGGGGACATCCCAGGGGCGAGCCATGCCCGAGCTGTGCGCCAGGCTCAGGTGTCACCAAGTTGGCCAAGCCGGGACGCACGGAGTTCAGCCGTGCCCGACCTGGCCGAGCCGTGCCaagccgtgccgagccgagccaaCTTTAGTTGCACCTAGCCAAGCCGTGCCAAACTCAGCCGAGATGGACCCAGCGGGGCCAAGCCACGGCAAGCTCAGACGGTCCGGTCCGAGATGGGCTGGGTTGGACCGGACCGGGCCAAGCCGTGCCAAACCGTGCCGTGCCAAACTGTCCCAGGTCGGGCTGATCCGGGCCGGGCCGATCCACGCCGCCCTCCGCGCCCGTCCCGCGCAGCCCACCTACCCATGCGGGCCAggcgccgcggcggggccgagccgtgccgaaccgagccgagccgggccgggccgggctgccGGGGGCACGGCCGGCGGTTCTTTGTCTGGGAACCCCGGGTCACATGGTCCCCGCCGGCCCGGCTGGTTGGCTGCGGGGGAGgggcggcacggcacggcacggcacggctcggggCACCCGGCacggcccgccccgcccccgccccgcacggcacggcacgggtCGGTACGGTCCGGCCCGGCTCGGTCCGACCGGCAAGGCTCGGCCCGGCTGTCTCACCATGGTCCGATCCCGTCCGGTcccgctcggctcggctcggctcggcacggctcggtcTCCTGTTCCCCCCCGGGCGcacggcccggctcggcccggcccggccccgctcggcgCCACCTTCTCTGCCCCGTTCCGTGACCGCTCCAGCGCCGCATCCCCGGTACGGACCGGGCGGCCGCGGGGAAACGCCGGGCTGTGCCGAGCCatgccgggccgtgccgggccgtgctgGGCTGTGCCGAGCCGGGCCGACCAGCATCAAAGGCTCTGCACAGGCCCCGGTCCCCAGCCAggctcggggctgcccccggccacccgagccgtgccgtgccgtgccgtgccagcCCCCCAGCGGGACCCCGCGGCCACTCACCGGCAGCGTCCCTCGGCCCCGCGGCGGCAGTCcccgctcggctcggctcggctcggctcggctcggcagCGGCCGGGGCAGACTCCCCGCCCCGGCGCCGCTCGGCGCTGCCTTTTGTcccggcggccgcggccccgcacCCGGCCCCTTTGTGTTGCAGAGCGGCGGGACAAAGGGGGGAATGGCCCTGGCCCCCGGGCAtgggctgccccgggggggtCGGCCTGGCACGGCAGGAAtccggcggggggcgggggcggcaCCCCCCGGCCCGgttcgccccccccccccccccccccgccacggCTGGGACCCCTCGGGGACCCCCTGGCCCGGTCCGTGCGCCGGCACGGCTCCTGGAGCACCGGCCTGGCCCGGGCCGCACCGCCCCGGCACGTGTCCCCGAGTGTCCCCGGGGAGCCCGGGGGTCCCCAAACATGACCCCTCGAGCTGCACCCCAAAGCAGCTCCAGGCACCCCAGAGCGCGTCCCCCTGGAGCGGGGTGTCCTGTGGGGTCACAACTCCCCGGCAGTCCCGTGGGGTCACAGCCCCCCCGGCTGTCCCGTGGGGTCCCGGCTGTCCCGCGGGGTCGCAGCCCCCGGCTGTCCCGTGGGGTTGCAGCTCCCCAACGGTCTCATGGGGTCGCAGCCCCCGGCTGTCCCGTGGGGTCCCGGCTGTCCCGTGGGGTCACAGCCCCCCGGCTCCGCACCATGCTCTCGCCTCCATCCTCCTGcctgggtgtccccagccctggcacggCCCCAGCACCGTGGCCAGGACACCCCGAGGCCGTGCCAGCGCCCAGCCCCCCCGCAGCACCGCAGTGCAGAGCCCCCACTGCCACGCACCCACGGACCCGCGCCAGGGGTGGGAGGTGGCGGCGTGGCCCCCGCGTGCTCCGGGGGCCTCCGGCTGCGCTGCGGGCACCGCTCGGCACCGGCTCTGCCCCGGCACCGCTCCATGTCCCGGGGGCTGAGCTTTTAACGGGCCCCGAGCAAAAACCCGCGCAGAGATGGCGATGGCACCGGGCCCTGCTGGCGTCCCCCTGCCCAAGGTCCCCCAGGAGGGAccctggcagcacccagcccgctgccccccccgctgtgccccccagctgcagcccagggccGTGCTCAGGGCCCCTTTGTGTTGCAGATGGAGGGGACAAAGGGGGAATGGCCGTGGCCCCGGGCACGGGACAATGTggggggatggggtgggggatGGCAGCAGAGCCCCCATGCctcgtccccatccccatcccctctgcctggctcctgctACCCCCACCCCGCCCAGGGGACTGGGGGGTGagggtcccccatgggcagtGCCCCCTGCCCAGGGTAGGGACGTGCAGAGCACCTCGAACACCATCGACACAGCCGCACCCCAAAACCAGCCAAGCGGCCCAGGGCACCCCGTCCCCTCCGTGCAGGAGGAACCAGGGGACCTCACTGCCCTGGGGACCTGGAACAAGGCCCCTGCTCAGCCCGCACCGCAGCTTCCCCCAGCCGCACGTCCCAGCCCCACGCAAGGTGCCACGCGCCCAGGGAGAGCCTGCACGGAGCCACCAAAGAGGTTCGAGGTGGCAGGGGCCTGGCTCCCCGTCCCCTCAGGGCTGCGTGGGTTCAGGTTCACCCCGCAGAATCACCCCAGTGCTCCCCAAACCCGAGCAGAGACAGCCTCGGCACAGATCCTCGCGCCCGGCAGGGCAGGCACCAGCCTCGCACACAAACCGGCCCGGTGCCGGTGCTCACCAGCGAGCTGCCACGTGCCGTGGCCAAGGGCACGCGCCTGGTGCAGGGGGGGCAGctgcggcggggaggggggcagcagTGCCGTGACCCCCCCGGGACGTGGGCcttgtccctgctgccagcaggggcTTGGATGTGCAGACCATGAGGTCCCCAATGGCACAGGGACCCCCATGGCACAGAGACCCCATGGCACAGGGACCCCATGGCACAGGGATCCCCATGGCACAGGGACCCCCATGGCACAGGGACACCATGGCACAGGGACCCCATGGCACAGGGATCCCATGGCACAGGGACCCCATGGCACAGGGACCCCATGGCACAGGGACACCATGGCACAGAGACCCCATGGCACAGGGATCCCATGGCACAGGGACCCCATGGCACAGGGACCCCCATGGCACAGGGACCCCATGGCACAGGGACCCCATGGCACAGAGACCCCATGGCACAGGGACACCATGGCACAGAGACCCCCATGGCACAGGGACACCATGGCACAGGGACACCATGGCACAGGGACCCCATGGCACAGGGACACCATGGCACAGGGACCCCATGGCACAGAGACCCCATGGCACAGGGACCCCCATGGCACAGAGACCCCATGGCACAGGGACACCATGGCACAGGGACACCATGGCACAGAGACCCCATGGCACAGAGACCCCATGGCACAGGGACCCCCATGGCACAGGGATCCCCATGGCACAGGGACCCCATGGCACAGGGACCCCCATGGCACAGAGACCCCATGGCACAGGGACCCCATGGCACAGGGATCCCCATGGCACAGGGACACCATGGCACAGGGACACCATGGCACAGAGACCCCATGGCACAGAGACCCCATGGCACAGGGACCCCCATGGCATGGGGACCCTCCCTCAGGAACGACAGCCAGGAAATCCCAACAGCACTCGAGCAACCACGGCACACAGATGCTGTAGCACCAGGGGGGTACAGACCGGTGACTGTGGCCCAGCTGGGGCCACATCCATGACGTGCCCAGGGactgggggcagccgggggggcaCGGCCTGCTGGGCACCAGGGGTTTGGGCAGGAGTGGCACACTGTGCCCTGggcactgcagaaaacagcaagaagatCGCCTAAGCCTGCCCGGCCGGGGCTGAGAGGGGGCAGGGCATGCTCGGAGCATTTTGGAGCAGGGCGAGCTgtgggcagggagagctggggtgcgaggggctgcagggaca
The Cygnus olor isolate bCygOlo1 chromosome 3, bCygOlo1.pri.v2, whole genome shotgun sequence genome window above contains:
- the DNMT3A gene encoding DNA (cytosine-5)-methyltransferase 3A isoform X5, coding for MPSSGALDASSPVPDREALDTHKGEEEPEENQSKEEKQDPGTPMRKAGRPGRKRKHAQVESSDTPKDIAAVPKCPPPCPEASPAEPLPNGDLEADGAQWKGAEEGSTSPKGGRPEEDETESLPDGETGRALENGRCTPKEGLDAPADEGKEEKEENNFDTLKMEGSRGRLRGGLGWESSLRQRPMQRHTFQAGDPYYISKRKRDEWLARWKREAEKKAKVIAVMNVVEETPRAEPQKEEEASPPASQQPTDPASPNVATTPEPVVADAVDKNTSKSADDEPEYEDGRGFGIGELVWGKLRGFSWWPGRIVSWWMTGRSRAAEGTRWVMWFGDGKFSVVCVEKLLPLSSFSSAFHQATYNKQPMYRKAIYEVLQVASSRAGKIFPACPENDETDTSKVVEIQNKQMIEWALGGFQPSGPKGLEPPEEERNPYKEVYTEMWVEPEAAAYAPPPPAKKPRKSTTEKPKVKEIIDERTRERLVYEVRQKCRNIEDICISCGSLNVTLEHPLFIGGMCQNCKNCFLECAYQYDDDGYQSYCTICCGGREVLMCGNNNCCRCFCVECVDLLVGPGAAQAAIKEDPWNCYMCGHKGIYGLLRRREDWPSRLQMFFANNHDQEFDPPKVYPPVPAEKRKPIRVLSLFDGIATGLLVLKDLGIQVDRYIASEVCEDSITVGMVRHQGKIMYVGDVRNVTQKHIQEWGPFDLVIGGSPCNDLSIVNPARKGLYEGTGRLFFEFYRLLHEARPKEGDDRPFFWLFENVVAMGVSDKRDISRFLESNPVMIDAKEVSAAHRARYFWGNLPGMNRPLASTVNDKLELQECLEHGRIAKFSKVRTITTRSNSIKQGKDQHFPVFMNEKEDILWCTEMERVFGFPVHYTDVSNMSRLARQRLLGRSWSVPVIRHLFAPLKEYFACV
- the DNMT3A gene encoding DNA (cytosine-5)-methyltransferase 3A isoform X10 — its product is MVESSDTPKDIAAVPKCPPPCPEASPAEPLPNGDLEADGAQWKGAEEGSTSPKGGRPEEDETESLPDGETGRALENGRCTPKEGLDAPADEGKEEKEENNFDTLKMEGSRGRLRGGLGWESSLRQRPMQRHTFQAGDPYYISKRKRDEWLARWKREAEKKAKVIAVMNVVEETPRAEPQKEEEASPPASQQPTDPASPNVATTPEPVVADAVDKNTSKSADDEPEYEDGRGFGIGELVWGKLRGFSWWPGRIVSWWMTGRSRAAEGTRWVMWFGDGKFSVVCVEKLLPLSSFSSAFHQATYNKQPMYRKAIYEVLQVASSRAGKIFPACPENDETDTSKVVEIQNKQMIEWALGGFQPSGPKGLEPPEEERNPYKEVYTEMWVEPEAAAYAPPPPAKKPRKSTTEKPKVKEIIDERTRERLVYEVRQKCRNIEDICISCGSLNVTLEHPLFIGGMCQNCKNCFLECAYQYDDDGYQSYCTICCGGREVLMCGNNNCCRCFCVECVDLLVGPGAAQAAIKEDPWNCYMCGHKGIYGLLRRREDWPSRLQMFFANNHDQEFDPPKVYPPVPAEKRKPIRVLSLFDGIATGLLVLKDLGIQVDRYIASEVCEDSITVGMVRHQGKIMYVGDVRNVTQKHIQEWGPFDLVIGGSPCNDLSIVNPARKGLYEGTGRLFFEFYRLLHEARPKEGDDRPFFWLFENVVAMGVSDKRDISRFLESNPVMIDAKEVSAAHRARYFWGNLPGMNRPLASTVNDKLELQECLEHGRIAKFSKVRTITTRSNSIKQGKDQHFPVFMNEKEDILWCTEMERVFGFPVHYTDVSNMSRLARQRLLGRSWSVPVIRHLFAPLKEYFACV
- the DNMT3A gene encoding DNA (cytosine-5)-methyltransferase 3A isoform X12, which gives rise to MNVVEETPRAEPQKEEEASPPASQQPTDPASPNVATTPEPVVADAVDKNTSKSADDEPEYEDGRGFGIGELVWGKLRGFSWWPGRIVSWWMTGRSRAAEGTRWVMWFGDGKFSVVCVEKLLPLSSFSSAFHQATYNKQPMYRKAIYEVLQVASSRAGKIFPACPENDETDTSKVVEIQNKQMIEWALGGFQPSGPKGLEPPEEERNPYKEVYTEMWVEPEAAAYAPPPPAKKPRKSTTEKPKVKEIIDERTRERLVYEVRQKCRNIEDICISCGSLNVTLEHPLFIGGMCQNCKNCFLECAYQYDDDGYQSYCTICCGGREVLMCGNNNCCRCFCVECVDLLVGPGAAQAAIKEDPWNCYMCGHKGIYGLLRRREDWPSRLQMFFANNHDQEFDPPKVYPPVPAEKRKPIRVLSLFDGIATGLLVLKDLGIQVDRYIASEVCEDSITVGMVRHQGKIMYVGDVRNVTQKHIQEWGPFDLVIGGSPCNDLSIVNPARKGLYEGTGRLFFEFYRLLHEARPKEGDDRPFFWLFENVVAMGVSDKRDISRFLESNPVMIDAKEVSAAHRARYFWGNLPGMNRPLASTVNDKLELQECLEHGRIAKFSKVRTITTRSNSIKQGKDQHFPVFMNEKEDILWCTEMERVFGFPVHYTDVSNMSRLARQRLLGRSWSVPVIRHLFAPLKEYFACV
- the DNMT3A gene encoding DNA (cytosine-5)-methyltransferase 3A isoform X1 encodes the protein MPSSGALDASSPVPDREALDTHKGEEEPEENQSKEEKQDPGTPMRKAGRPGRKRKHAQVESSDTPKDIAAVPKCPPPCPEASPAEPLPNGDLEADGAQWKGAEEGSTSPKGGRPEEDETESLPDGETGRALENGRCTPKEGLDAPADEGELAPSDPQKKRGRRKLLEAAEKSKEEKEENNFDTLKMEGSRGRLRGGLGWESSLRQRPMQRHTFQAGDPYYISKRKRDEWLARWKREAEKKAKVIAVMNVVEETPRAEPQKEEEASPPASQQPTDPASPNVATTPEPVVADAVDKNTSKSADDEPEYEDGRGFGIGELVWGKLRGFSWWPGRIVSWWMTGRSRAAEGTRWVMWFGDGKFSVVCVEKLLPLSSFSSAFHQATYNKQPMYRKAIYEVLQVASSRAGKIFPACPENDETDTSKVVEIQNKQMIEWALGGFQPSGPKGLEPPEEERNPYKEVYTEMWVEPEAAAYAPPPPAKKPRKSTTEKPKVKEIIDERTRERLVYEVRQKCRNIEDICISCGSLNVTLEHPLFIGGMCQNCKNCFLECAYQYDDDGYQSYCTICCGGREVLMCGNNNCCRCFCVECVDLLVGPGAAQAAIKEDPWNCYMCGHKGIYGLLRRREDWPSRLQMFFANNHDQEFDPPKVYPPVPAEKRKPIRVLSLFDGIATGLLVLKDLGIQVDRYIASEVCEDSITVGMVRHQGKIMYVGDVRNVTQKHIQEWGPFDLVIGGSPCNDLSIVNPARKGLYGGCPLAAAAAKPPALAAPLTPSLSLSCPEGTGRLFFEFYRLLHEARPKEGDDRPFFWLFENVVAMGVSDKRDISRFLESNPVMIDAKEVSAAHRARYFWGNLPGMNRPLASTVNDKLELQECLEHGRIAKFSKVRTITTRSNSIKQGKDQHFPVFMNEKEDILWCTEMERVFGFPVHYTDVSNMSRLARQRLLGRSWSVPVIRHLFAPLKEYFACV
- the DNMT3A gene encoding DNA (cytosine-5)-methyltransferase 3A isoform X3; the protein is MPSSGALDASSPVPDREALDTHKGEEEPEENQSKEEKQDPGTPMRKAGRPGRKRKHAQVESSDTPKDIAAVPKCPPPCPEASPAEPLPNGDLEADGAQWKGAEEGSTSPKGGRPEEDETESLPDGETGRALENGRCTPKEGLDAPADEGELAPSDPQKKRGRRKLLEAAEKSKEEKEENNFDTLKMEGSRGRLRGGLGWESSLRQRPMQRHTFQAGDPYYISKRKRDEWLARWKREAEKKAKVIAVMNVVEETPRAEPQKEEEASPPASQQPTDPASPNVATTPEPVVADAVDKNTSKSADDEPEYEDGRGFGIGELVWGKLRGFSWWPGRIVSWWMTGRSRAAEGTRWVMWFGDGKFSVVCVEKLLPLSSFSSAFHQATYNKQPMYRKAIYEVLQVASSRAGKIFPACPENDETDTSKVVEIQNKQMIEWALGGFQPSGPKGLEPPEEERNPYKEVYTEMWVEPEAAAYAPPPPAKKPRKSTTEKPKVKEIIDERTRERLVYEVRQKCRNIEDICISCGSLNVTLEHPLFIGGMCQNCKNCFLECAYQYDDDGYQSYCTICCGGREVLMCGNNNCCRCFCVECVDLLVGPGAAQAAIKEDPWNCYMCGHKGIYGLLRRREDWPSRLQMFFANNHDQEFDPPKVYPPVPAEKRKPIRVLSLFDGIATGLLVLKDLGIQVDRYIASEVCEDSITVGMVRHQGKIMYVGDVRNVTQKHIQEWGPFDLVIGGSPCNDLSIVNPARKGLYEGTGRLFFEFYRLLHEARPKEGDDRPFFWLFENVVAMGVSDKRDISRFLESNPVMIDAKEVSAAHRARYFWGNLPGMNRPLASTVNDKLELQECLEHGRIAKFSKVRTITTRSNSIKQGKDQHFPVFMNEKEDILWCTEMERVFGFPVHYTDVSNMSRLARQRLLGRSWSVPVIRHLFAPLKEYFACV